In Chloracidobacterium sp., the following proteins share a genomic window:
- a CDS encoding GGDEF domain-containing protein has product MEVPIETAPARHARKVFSPAIVVCIALGAIAASYLLAVSELDIGIKTRGFSVIIVMFLGVTVGLHLLQFRRESTNTEKVNEMPSFETSLSGLDEAKDLFAGSLSAADTFRLAASRIRGLVPCKTILLFVYDAAADRLEVLQAEGSTATEHRGLVISPREGLPGECYRTREVQTDASSVAMPLESGQSAFGVLQLFFDKDFDPRKVERSTFEAICTRIAPLVMSSVAFEQSQAKALTDNTTDLPNERSFYLVLENQIAESQRKPDERPLTILALDIRGFDDINQRFGHAAGDRVLAFVAGVVRENLRQMDFFARAGADEFLAVLPTATKEVSHEIIARIHTGFFGRKLKITDADSIEVEINVGWAAFGTDGETPENLLRAARERKAQSKSPNPPKVLWFPSELAN; this is encoded by the coding sequence ATGGAAGTTCCCATCGAAACCGCGCCTGCGCGCCACGCCCGCAAGGTGTTTTCTCCTGCAATAGTTGTCTGTATCGCGCTGGGCGCGATCGCGGCGAGCTATCTGTTGGCCGTTTCCGAGCTTGATATTGGCATAAAGACGAGAGGCTTCTCCGTCATTATCGTGATGTTTCTCGGCGTAACCGTCGGCCTGCATTTGCTGCAATTTCGTCGCGAATCGACGAACACCGAAAAGGTGAACGAGATGCCGAGTTTCGAAACTAGCCTTTCGGGGCTCGACGAGGCAAAAGACCTTTTTGCCGGTTCGTTGTCCGCGGCCGACACTTTTCGCCTTGCCGCGAGCCGCATTCGCGGGCTGGTTCCGTGTAAGACCATATTGCTTTTTGTCTACGACGCGGCGGCCGACCGGCTAGAGGTCCTTCAGGCCGAAGGCTCGACAGCCACGGAGCATCGCGGCCTGGTCATCAGTCCCCGCGAAGGGTTGCCGGGCGAATGCTACCGCACCCGCGAGGTCCAAACCGACGCATCATCTGTAGCGATGCCGCTCGAGAGCGGACAATCGGCTTTCGGCGTGCTTCAACTCTTCTTCGATAAGGACTTTGACCCGCGTAAGGTGGAAAGGTCAACATTCGAGGCGATCTGCACCCGCATCGCTCCGTTGGTGATGAGCTCTGTCGCATTTGAGCAGAGCCAGGCCAAAGCTCTGACCGACAACACGACCGACCTGCCGAACGAACGCTCCTTTTACCTCGTCCTCGAAAATCAGATCGCCGAATCGCAGCGAAAACCGGACGAACGTCCACTGACGATACTCGCCTTGGACATTCGCGGATTCGACGACATCAATCAACGATTCGGCCACGCGGCAGGCGACCGTGTGCTGGCGTTTGTTGCCGGCGTCGTAAGAGAGAATCTGCGGCAGATGGATTTCTTTGCACGGGCTGGAGCGGACGAGTTCCTCGCTGTGCTTCCGACCGCGACCAAGGAGGTCTCGCATGAGATCATCGCACGGATCCACACCGGCTTCTTCGGCCGCAAACTCAAGATCACAGACGCCGATTCGATCGAGGTCGAGATCAATGTCGGATGGGCGGCCTTCGGCACCGACGGCGAGACGCCCGAGAATCTCCTGAGAGCGGCGCGCGAAAGAAAGGCACAATCGAAATCTCCAAATCCGCCAAAGGTCCTTTGGTTCCCGAGCGAACTCGCCAATTAA
- a CDS encoding thioredoxin domain-containing protein yields the protein MSEPKHTNRLIDETSPYLLQHAHNPVDWYPWGDEAFERARNEDKPVLVSIGYSACHWCHVMEHESFEDEATAAIQNEHFVNIKVDMEERPDVDQIYMNFVQLTTGRGGWPMNVFLTPDKRPFFGGTYFPPSPRYGMPSWQQILKGIAEAYQERRDEIEHSANDIVGELRRMSIVETAGGLSDTMLDSAFASFVRTFDATNGGWGGAPKFPQAMSIEFLLRYHHRTGEKKALEMVTLTLDKMALGGIYDQLGGGFHRYAVDAIWLVPHFEKMLYDNAQLARVYLHAYQVTGNDLYRRIAVETLEYVRREMLDAEGGFYSSQDADSEGEEGKFFVWKPEEVDAVLGKDAAAAFCEQFDVTASGNFEGHNILNIKDPVATAPGSELSDASRRKLFERREARVKPGRDEKILTAWNGLMLAAFADAAGALGSDEYLALAKRNADFILNELQDDGRLLRTWKDGEAKLNAYVEDYANVADGLLVLYQVSGEVRYLVEARRLADTMIMEFWDPEGGGFFFTSNDHEELVVRNKDFYDNATPSGNSVAADVLLPLTKLTGDDKYEQFASATLRLAASQMRRYPQGFGRALSAFEFHLADTKEIVIVGDADSDLAREVLSRYLPDAVFAITTDPASDASAMPLFEGRAAVEGEATAYVCENFVCQRPVTSVKELRQLIFDN from the coding sequence ATGAGCGAACCTAAACACACGAACCGGCTGATCGACGAAACATCGCCATATCTGCTCCAGCACGCACACAATCCGGTGGACTGGTATCCGTGGGGCGATGAGGCGTTTGAAAGGGCGCGAAATGAAGATAAGCCGGTTCTTGTGTCGATAGGTTATTCGGCGTGTCATTGGTGCCATGTGATGGAGCATGAATCATTTGAGGACGAGGCGACGGCGGCGATACAGAACGAACATTTCGTCAACATCAAAGTCGATATGGAGGAGCGGCCGGACGTTGATCAGATCTATATGAATTTCGTGCAGCTAACCACGGGCCGCGGCGGTTGGCCGATGAATGTTTTTCTGACACCGGACAAGCGGCCGTTCTTCGGCGGGACGTATTTTCCACCGAGTCCGCGCTACGGTATGCCGTCGTGGCAGCAGATCCTGAAAGGCATTGCGGAAGCCTATCAGGAGCGGCGCGACGAGATCGAGCACTCGGCGAATGATATTGTCGGCGAACTGAGGAGAATGTCGATCGTCGAGACTGCCGGCGGACTGTCAGACACGATGCTTGATTCGGCCTTTGCGTCGTTCGTCCGCACGTTTGACGCCACCAACGGCGGTTGGGGCGGAGCACCAAAGTTCCCGCAGGCGATGTCGATCGAGTTTCTGCTCAGGTACCACCATCGCACCGGCGAGAAGAAGGCTCTCGAGATGGTAACTCTTACGCTCGACAAGATGGCTTTGGGCGGCATCTATGATCAGCTCGGAGGCGGCTTTCATAGGTATGCGGTCGACGCGATCTGGCTGGTGCCGCATTTTGAGAAGATGCTCTACGACAATGCCCAGCTGGCCCGCGTTTATCTGCACGCGTATCAGGTAACCGGCAACGATCTCTATCGCCGCATTGCCGTCGAGACGCTTGAATACGTGCGGCGAGAGATGCTCGATGCCGAAGGTGGTTTCTATTCCTCTCAGGATGCTGACAGCGAGGGCGAGGAAGGGAAGTTCTTTGTGTGGAAGCCGGAAGAGGTCGACGCGGTGCTCGGGAAAGATGCAGCGGCGGCCTTTTGCGAACAGTTTGACGTAACGGCTTCAGGTAATTTTGAGGGCCATAACATTCTGAATATTAAGGATCCGGTCGCTACGGCTCCCGGTTCTGAATTGAGTGATGCGTCCCGACGTAAACTGTTTGAACGGCGCGAAGCACGCGTTAAGCCGGGTCGTGACGAGAAGATACTGACTGCTTGGAACGGGTTGATGTTGGCGGCATTTGCGGATGCTGCGGGAGCGCTCGGCAGCGACGAGTACTTAGCGCTAGCGAAGCGCAACGCGGACTTTATTCTCAATGAACTCCAAGATGACGGCCGCCTGCTGCGGACGTGGAAGGACGGCGAAGCGAAACTCAACGCTTACGTAGAGGATTACGCGAATGTAGCTGACGGGCTGCTAGTGCTGTATCAGGTAAGCGGCGAGGTGCGTTATTTGGTAGAGGCCCGACGGTTGGCAGACACGATGATAATGGAGTTCTGGGACCCCGAAGGCGGCGGATTCTTCTTCACATCGAACGATCATGAAGAGCTTGTCGTTCGAAACAAGGACTTTTACGACAACGCCACGCCGTCGGGCAACTCTGTTGCCGCCGATGTGCTATTGCCGCTGACGAAGCTGACGGGTGATGACAAATACGAACAGTTTGCCTCGGCGACATTGCGGCTCGCTGCGTCGCAGATGCGGCGCTATCCGCAGGGTTTCGGACGCGCGCTTTCGGCGTTCGAATTTCATCTCGCTGACACAAAGGAGATCGTCATCGTTGGCGATGCAGACAGCGACCTGGCTCGCGAGGTCTTGTCGCGGTATTTGCCAGACGCTGTCTTTGCGATCACCACTGATCCAGCCTCAGATGCGTCTGCCATGCCGCTGTTCGAGGGCCGCGCGGCGGTTGAGGGGGAAGCGACAGCCTATGTTTGTGAGAATTTTGTATGTCAGCGGCCCGTCACGTCTGTGAAGGAGTTGCGTCAGTTGATCTTTGACAACTGA
- a CDS encoding type II toxin-antitoxin system ParD family antitoxin, producing MKRTTFNISLPEAMGSFVRRRIENRYGSVSEYIRELIRNDQKRAVGASSPPDFEAARREKYNSYRDPLTGKWRS from the coding sequence ATGAAGAGAACGACATTCAATATCTCGCTGCCCGAGGCGATGGGCAGCTTTGTCAGGCGACGGATCGAGAACCGGTATGGATCGGTCAGCGAATACATACGCGAATTGATCCGCAACGACCAAAAACGCGCCGTCGGGGCGAGTTCACCGCCCGATTTCGAAGCTGCCCGACGCGAGAAGTACAACAGCTATCGTGATCCCCTGACCGGAAAATGGCGGTCATAA
- a CDS encoding acetyl ornithine aminotransferase family protein, protein MTPSTELQRPVINTELPGPKSLEIIAGDERYVTPSYPRPDYKLVVERAHGVWVEDPDGNTFLDCNAGVAVCSTGHCHPEVVAAITKQVNEFIHFCGTDYFYRHMPELGKTLERICPIDGPTRTHFANSGAEAIETALKVAMYHTRRQKFVSFYGSFHGRTLGALSLTSSKRAQRLGFMRQALDVVHIPYPNKFRHFATDMPTDEDTITRDVVNWLENRVFQTTTPPEEVAGIILEVVQGEGGYIPAPTAFVKEIRRICDQHGIMLIVDEVQSGMGRTGKMFALDHHEGVKADIMCLAKGLGSGMPIGACIARADIMDWHKGAHASTFGGNPVALTAAMKTIDLLEGGLIDNAREVGAYLEAGLNRLKGKYDCIGDVRGLGMMLGVEIVTDKRSLAPAPELRDKIEYACYERGLIILGCGANGIRWSPPLILAKEHVDVALEIFDEAIAASI, encoded by the coding sequence ATGACACCATCAACAGAATTACAGCGTCCCGTTATTAATACAGAACTCCCGGGCCCGAAGTCGCTCGAGATCATTGCCGGCGACGAACGGTATGTGACGCCGAGCTATCCGCGGCCGGATTACAAGCTCGTCGTCGAACGGGCCCACGGCGTGTGGGTCGAGGACCCGGACGGAAATACCTTTTTGGACTGCAATGCCGGCGTCGCCGTGTGCTCGACCGGACATTGCCATCCTGAGGTCGTCGCGGCGATCACAAAGCAGGTGAATGAGTTCATTCACTTCTGCGGCACCGATTATTTCTATCGCCACATGCCAGAGCTTGGAAAAACGCTCGAACGCATCTGCCCGATCGACGGGCCCACGCGAACGCATTTTGCCAACAGCGGTGCCGAGGCGATCGAAACAGCGCTAAAGGTCGCGATGTATCACACGCGGCGACAGAAATTCGTCTCGTTCTACGGCTCATTTCACGGCCGAACGCTCGGAGCGTTGAGTTTGACGAGTTCAAAACGTGCCCAGCGGCTTGGATTCATGCGGCAGGCGTTGGACGTCGTCCACATTCCGTATCCAAACAAGTTTCGGCATTTCGCCACCGATATGCCGACCGATGAAGATACGATCACGCGCGATGTCGTCAACTGGCTTGAGAACCGAGTTTTCCAGACCACAACGCCGCCGGAAGAGGTGGCGGGCATTATCTTGGAAGTCGTGCAGGGCGAGGGCGGCTACATTCCCGCACCGACGGCGTTTGTCAAAGAGATTCGCCGCATCTGCGACCAGCACGGCATCATGTTGATCGTCGACGAAGTGCAATCGGGCATGGGCCGCACAGGAAAAATGTTCGCTCTCGACCATCACGAAGGCGTCAAGGCCGACATCATGTGTCTCGCCAAGGGCCTTGGCTCCGGAATGCCGATCGGCGCCTGCATAGCCCGGGCAGACATTATGGATTGGCACAAGGGTGCGCACGCATCGACCTTCGGAGGCAATCCGGTCGCCCTGACCGCCGCGATGAAGACCATTGATCTTCTCGAAGGCGGCCTCATCGATAATGCCCGTGAAGTCGGGGCCTATCTCGAAGCCGGACTTAACCGTCTCAAGGGTAAATACGACTGTATCGGCGACGTTCGCGGCCTGGGCATGATGCTGGGCGTTGAGATCGTCACGGACAAACGATCGCTCGCACCGGCACCGGAACTGCGTGACAAGATAGAATATGCCTGCTACGAGCGGGGACTGATAATCCTCGGCTGCGGCGCGAACGGTATCAGATGGTCTCCGCCGCTGATCCTTGCAAAGGAACATGTAGATGTCGCCCTCGAGATATTTGACGAGGCCATCGCCGCGTCGATCTAA
- a CDS encoding helix-turn-helix transcriptional regulator — translation MDTFTAIAEPTRRNILELLSAHGQMPATSIYRCFKASAPAISQHLKVLREAKLVHVEKRAQQRIYYVNPEPIKELEKWIRQFAAIKEAEYSRLDAVLEKMKAEEPMLPFAEE, via the coding sequence ATGGATACGTTTACGGCTATCGCGGAACCGACTCGACGAAATATTCTTGAGTTGCTCTCGGCTCACGGCCAAATGCCGGCGACCAGTATTTACCGGTGTTTCAAAGCTAGTGCACCCGCGATCTCGCAGCATCTTAAAGTATTACGTGAAGCTAAACTCGTGCATGTCGAGAAACGTGCCCAGCAGCGTATCTATTATGTGAATCCCGAACCGATCAAAGAGTTGGAGAAATGGATACGACAATTCGCGGCGATAAAAGAGGCCGAATACAGCCGCCTCGACGCCGTGCTTGAGAAAATGAAGGCAGAGGAGCCGATGCTTCCCTTTGCCGAGGAATAA
- a CDS encoding SRPBCC family protein: MSNKTVITAEEGKQELFIIREFDAPRELLFRAHTEAELYEQWVGPDDLTMTIERMEAVDGGSYRFLHERDGHVYAFHGVYHEVLAPERIIGTFEFDGLPEKGHVIMGTTRFEDLGGGRSRLVHQSVFQSVEDRDGMVASGMERGVVDGYNKLDSVLESLNAKGHAN; this comes from the coding sequence ATGTCAAACAAGACCGTAATCACCGCCGAAGAGGGCAAACAGGAACTTTTTATCATCCGCGAGTTTGACGCGCCGCGAGAACTGCTCTTTCGAGCACACACTGAGGCCGAGCTTTATGAACAATGGGTAGGCCCGGACGACCTGACGATGACCATCGAGAGGATGGAGGCTGTCGACGGCGGTTCGTATCGCTTTCTGCACGAGCGTGACGGGCATGTCTATGCGTTTCACGGCGTGTATCACGAGGTACTGGCCCCTGAACGCATCATCGGCACATTCGAATTCGACGGACTGCCCGAGAAGGGACATGTGATCATGGGCACGACAAGATTCGAGGACCTCGGCGGTGGCCGTTCGCGGCTCGTACATCAATCGGTTTTCCAGTCTGTTGAGGACCGCGACGGCATGGTCGCATCGGGTATGGAACGCGGAGTTGTCGATGGCTACAACAAACTCGACAGCGTGCTTGAATCGTTGAACGCAAAAGGACACGCAAACTAG
- a CDS encoding VOC family protein gives MSQQITPFLMFNDQAEEAMEFYTSLFPNSRVVSSMPGPGGKIAGGTFELDGVGFNCYNAGPHPNFVFSQGVSFMIYAETQEKIDHYYEKLSEGGEQQPCGWLVDRFGVSWQVTPTMLMKNLTDPDREKAGRVAQAMFKMTKIIIADIEAAAG, from the coding sequence ATGTCACAACAGATCACGCCGTTTCTGATGTTTAACGATCAGGCCGAGGAGGCGATGGAATTCTACACTTCACTGTTTCCAAATTCGCGTGTTGTCAGTTCGATGCCCGGCCCCGGCGGTAAGATTGCGGGAGGCACATTCGAATTGGATGGCGTCGGGTTCAACTGCTACAACGCCGGGCCGCATCCGAACTTCGTGTTTTCGCAGGGTGTTTCATTTATGATCTACGCAGAAACGCAGGAGAAGATCGATCATTATTACGAAAAGCTGAGCGAGGGCGGCGAACAGCAGCCCTGCGGTTGGCTCGTCGATAGATTCGGCGTTTCCTGGCAGGTCACGCCGACGATGCTAATGAAAAACCTGACCGACCCCGACCGCGAAAAAGCCGGCCGTGTCGCTCAGGCGATGTTCAAGATGACAAAGATCATCATCGCCGACATCGAAGCCGCCGCCGGGTAG
- a CDS encoding electron transfer flavoprotein subunit alpha/FixB family protein: MSILVFIEHKDCVLNKTSLEAIAAAQAIGKDLGLSITAVLPCDKDCSLAQDIAGYNIEKVIVAKNEKLGTYTPDAYADAWEQVIKAVNPQYIVMAHTYQVRDFAPKVAARLGREVVGDCIRYRSEGGKLVLTRRIFLGKLDADVAIGGDAPYFITFQSGAFRGDSAERGSAAVETMDVTVGDVRMTPEAPFQEAKASVDLTKSEIIVAVGRGIKSQENLAVAQQLADALGADIAASRPICDSEWLPIDRQIGSSGQTVAPKLYIALGISGAIQHIVGMKNSGTIVAINKDAEAPIFDIADYGIVGDLFEAVPVLVEEIKKAKA, translated from the coding sequence ATGAGCATCCTCGTATTTATCGAACACAAAGATTGCGTTCTCAATAAGACGTCGCTCGAGGCGATCGCGGCGGCGCAGGCTATCGGCAAAGACCTCGGCCTTTCGATCACGGCCGTTCTGCCGTGTGATAAAGACTGCTCTTTGGCGCAGGACATTGCCGGCTATAACATCGAAAAGGTCATCGTCGCAAAGAACGAAAAACTCGGCACCTACACGCCCGACGCCTACGCTGATGCGTGGGAGCAGGTCATCAAAGCCGTAAATCCGCAATACATCGTGATGGCCCACACATATCAGGTGCGCGATTTCGCACCAAAGGTTGCGGCCCGGCTGGGACGCGAAGTCGTCGGGGATTGCATCCGTTATCGCAGCGAGGGCGGCAAACTGGTGCTGACACGGCGTATCTTCCTCGGCAAGCTCGATGCCGACGTGGCCATAGGCGGCGACGCGCCGTACTTCATCACATTCCAGTCGGGAGCATTTCGCGGTGACAGCGCCGAACGGGGAAGTGCGGCGGTGGAGACGATGGATGTGACCGTCGGTGACGTTCGCATGACACCTGAAGCACCGTTCCAGGAAGCAAAAGCTTCGGTCGATCTTACAAAAAGCGAGATCATCGTCGCCGTTGGCCGCGGCATTAAATCGCAGGAGAATCTCGCGGTCGCCCAGCAGCTTGCCGATGCTCTCGGTGCCGACATCGCGGCATCACGCCCGATCTGCGACAGCGAATGGCTGCCGATCGACCGCCAGATAGGCTCATCCGGCCAGACCGTCGCACCGAAGCTCTACATTGCACTCGGCATCTCAGGAGCCATCCAGCACATCGTCGGCATGAAGAATTCCGGCACTATCGTCGCGATAAATAAGGATGCCGAAGCACCGATCTTCGACATCGCGGATTACGGTATCGTAGGCGACCTATTCGAGGCCGTGCCCGTACTGGTCGAAGAGATCAAAAAAGCAAAAGCGTAA
- a CDS encoding electron transfer flavoprotein subunit beta/FixA family protein, with protein MKIIVLMKQVANKDAVLRIAGDEKWINEADVAQQTNESDGYALEEALRTVEAKGEGEVVVCTLGPAGAKSVIKDALARGAHRAIHIVVEDSKSLSAYQVAKTIADAIRDENAELILSGLQSDDASYGQTGVILAELLGIPHATIVIEVDRGSLGDTLRVKRELESGWYQWFTYKLPALMTIQSGISQIRYASLKGIMAAKSKPVTEVTPAIEPFASAASIQKVYMPLKTKQTQMLGNGDAKAGAVELVEKLRSEVRVI; from the coding sequence ATGAAAATAATCGTTCTAATGAAACAAGTCGCCAATAAAGACGCGGTGCTTCGCATTGCGGGCGACGAGAAATGGATAAACGAGGCAGACGTGGCCCAGCAGACAAATGAGTCTGATGGCTACGCGCTTGAGGAGGCTTTGAGAACCGTCGAGGCAAAAGGCGAAGGTGAAGTCGTTGTTTGCACGCTCGGGCCGGCCGGGGCAAAGTCTGTGATTAAGGACGCCCTCGCACGCGGAGCTCACCGCGCGATCCACATCGTTGTAGAGGACAGCAAATCGCTGTCCGCCTACCAGGTCGCAAAGACGATCGCTGACGCAATCCGTGACGAGAATGCCGAATTGATCCTTTCTGGTTTGCAATCCGACGATGCGAGCTACGGGCAGACGGGCGTGATACTCGCCGAACTCCTCGGCATTCCGCATGCGACCATTGTCATCGAGGTAGATAGAGGAAGTCTCGGCGACACGCTCCGTGTCAAACGCGAACTCGAAAGCGGCTGGTATCAATGGTTTACGTATAAGTTGCCGGCGTTGATGACGATTCAATCGGGCATCTCGCAGATACGATACGCATCGCTAAAAGGCATCATGGCGGCGAAGAGCAAGCCGGTCACCGAGGTAACACCTGCGATCGAGCCATTCGCTTCGGCCGCGAGCATACAAAAAGTGTATATGCCGCTCAAAACAAAGCAGACGCAAATGCTCGGCAACGGCGACGCCAAGGCCGGTGCCGTCGAGCTTGTCGAAAAACTTCGCTCGGAGGTGCGTGTAATATGA
- the fabF gene encoding beta-ketoacyl-ACP synthase II, with translation MKRRVVVTGLGLVTPVGNDVAMTWDALMQGVSGAANITKFDATGFAARFACEVKDFDPLTFLDKKEARRMGAFTHFALAASDEAMKHSGLVIDESNAEMVGTYISSGIGDFWAIEREHEKLLTSGPDRVSPFFIVSAIVNLAAGNVSIRHGAKGPNSATATACSAGAHAIGDSFRLIERGDADAMICGGAESAITPMSVAGFASMRALSTRNDDPEHASRPFDLERDGFVIGEGSGLMILEELEFAKARGANILAEIVGYGMSGDAFHVTMPDETGSGAIRVMQRALDDAGLEPSQIGYINAHGTSTPYNDKFETLAIKKVFGQHAYNIPVSSTKSMTGHALGAAGGIEAVVAVKSILENKLPPTINYTTPDPDCDLDYIPNEARNATVNYVLSNNFGFGGTNACLIFKRYAE, from the coding sequence ATGAAGCGTCGAGTAGTAGTAACAGGACTGGGCCTGGTGACGCCTGTCGGTAACGACGTGGCGATGACGTGGGACGCGCTAATGCAAGGGGTTAGCGGGGCGGCGAATATCACCAAGTTCGATGCGACGGGCTTTGCGGCGCGGTTTGCATGCGAGGTCAAAGACTTTGATCCGTTGACCTTCCTTGACAAAAAGGAAGCACGCCGGATGGGAGCCTTCACGCATTTCGCCCTTGCGGCCTCGGACGAGGCCATGAAGCACAGCGGCCTCGTGATCGACGAGTCAAACGCCGAAATGGTCGGGACATATATCAGTTCCGGCATCGGTGATTTCTGGGCCATCGAGCGCGAGCATGAAAAACTGCTTACGTCCGGTCCGGATCGCGTATCACCCTTTTTTATCGTTTCCGCGATCGTCAATTTGGCGGCGGGAAATGTATCGATACGCCACGGAGCGAAGGGGCCCAATTCGGCAACCGCAACGGCGTGTTCCGCGGGGGCACACGCCATCGGCGACAGCTTCAGGTTGATCGAACGCGGCGATGCCGACGCGATGATCTGCGGCGGGGCCGAGAGTGCGATCACGCCGATGTCGGTCGCGGGTTTCGCTTCGATGCGGGCTCTGTCGACGAGAAACGACGACCCGGAGCACGCCTCACGGCCGTTCGACCTCGAACGTGATGGCTTTGTCATAGGCGAAGGCTCGGGATTGATGATCCTTGAAGAGCTGGAATTTGCGAAGGCCCGCGGAGCGAATATCCTCGCCGAGATCGTCGGTTACGGTATGTCGGGCGATGCGTTTCATGTCACTATGCCGGACGAGACGGGATCTGGCGCGATTCGCGTAATGCAGCGTGCCTTGGATGACGCCGGACTGGAGCCGTCGCAGATCGGTTACATCAACGCTCACGGGACGTCGACGCCATACAACGACAAGTTCGAAACGCTGGCTATCAAGAAGGTTTTTGGCCAACACGCCTACAATATTCCAGTCAGCTCGACCAAATCGATGACCGGGCACGCTCTTGGTGCCGCAGGCGGCATCGAAGCCGTGGTTGCCGTCAAATCGATCCTCGAGAACAAATTGCCGCCGACGATCAATTACACGACGCCCGACCCCGATTGTGACCTCGATTACATTCCCAATGAGGCTCGCAATGCTACGGTCAATTACGTGCTGTCGAATAATTTTGGTTTCGGCGGGACGAATGCGTGTTTGATATTCAAAAGGTACGCCGAGTAG
- a CDS encoding acyl carrier protein, whose protein sequence is MSEVQDKIKQIIVDELGVDEAEVTENARFIEDLGADSLDLVELVMRFEEEFDIEIPDEDSEKIQSVRDAYAYVEQHKG, encoded by the coding sequence ATGTCAGAAGTACAGGATAAGATCAAACAGATAATCGTTGACGAGCTCGGAGTCGATGAGGCTGAGGTGACCGAGAACGCTCGTTTCATCGAGGATCTCGGCGCGGATTCGCTCGATCTCGTCGAACTCGTGATGCGCTTTGAGGAAGAGTTCGACATCGAGATCCCGGACGAGGACTCTGAGAAGATCCAGAGCGTCCGTGACGCCTACGCCTACGTCGAACAGCATAAGGGATAA
- the fabD gene encoding ACP S-malonyltransferase, producing the protein MKIAYIFPGQGSQAVGMGKDLFDKSAAAREVFEIADDALGFKLSEMCFAGDEADLQLTANTQPAILTASLATYRAAREAGMPEPDIVAGHSLGEYSALVAAGVLDLADAVRTVRKRGTYMQEAVPIGAGAMAAILGLDVATVEQGCEEAAEGQVCSPANINSPSQVVIAGNVEAVDRACEILKEKGAKRAIKLNVSAPFHCALMMPAQERLSGDLAEVSYGDFLFPVVHNVDATASTDSVAVADKLTRQVSSPVRWLQSVAEMKANGISKFIEIGPGKVLTGLIRQIDRDAVYSNIEDTESLRNTLETL; encoded by the coding sequence ATGAAGATCGCATACATATTTCCCGGTCAGGGCAGTCAGGCTGTCGGGATGGGCAAGGACCTGTTCGACAAGTCGGCCGCTGCACGAGAGGTTTTTGAAATAGCCGACGATGCGCTCGGGTTCAAGCTCTCGGAAATGTGTTTCGCAGGTGATGAGGCTGACCTCCAGCTTACCGCGAATACACAGCCTGCGATATTGACGGCTTCGCTTGCCACTTATCGCGCGGCACGCGAGGCGGGAATGCCGGAGCCTGACATTGTTGCAGGGCACAGCCTCGGTGAGTATTCGGCCCTGGTAGCGGCAGGCGTACTCGATCTCGCCGATGCGGTCAGGACGGTTCGAAAACGCGGGACGTATATGCAGGAAGCCGTCCCGATCGGCGCTGGGGCGATGGCTGCCATCCTCGGGCTTGACGTTGCGACGGTCGAGCAGGGCTGCGAGGAGGCCGCAGAAGGACAGGTTTGCAGCCCGGCGAATATCAATTCACCTTCGCAGGTAGTGATCGCGGGCAATGTTGAGGCTGTTGATCGGGCGTGCGAGATACTGAAAGAAAAGGGGGCGAAAAGGGCGATCAAGCTCAACGTGAGTGCCCCGTTTCATTGTGCGTTGATGATGCCGGCACAGGAACGGCTGTCAGGCGATCTCGCAGAAGTGAGCTACGGCGACTTTTTGTTCCCGGTCGTCCACAACGTCGATGCGACCGCGAGCACAGATAGCGTTGCTGTCGCGGACAAGCTCACACGGCAGGTGTCATCACCCGTCCGCTGGCTGCAATCGGTTGCCGAAATGAAAGCCAATGGCATCTCGAAATTCATCGAGATCGGGCCCGGAAAGGTTTTGACAGGGCTCATTCGCCAGATAGACCGTGACGCCGTTTATAGTAATATTGAAGACACGGAAAGTTTACGCAATACGTTAGAGACTCTATAA